Proteins from a single region of Lelliottia sp. JS-SCA-14:
- a CDS encoding DUF1007 family protein, with translation MQIVKHSATALFLAVLSSAAAAHPHSFISLQTEIVADDTHLSGLKMRWTMDEITSADLLYDAGNAKPGDEIWKKLAAEVMANVLGQHYFTEFWHNGQKVKFLNRPTTYGMERDGHQAVLTFILPLAEPQPLAGQKYTFSTFDPSYYVDMSYAEDKDATLPAALQKRCKIAVHTPTPSEETMNFALSLDKADAPPEDMDLGKQFAQQVTVQCQ, from the coding sequence ATGCAAATAGTTAAACACAGCGCGACGGCGCTATTTTTGGCGGTTTTATCTTCTGCCGCTGCCGCGCATCCTCACAGTTTTATCAGCCTGCAGACGGAAATTGTCGCGGATGATACGCATCTCAGCGGGCTGAAAATGCGCTGGACGATGGATGAAATCACATCAGCGGATCTGCTCTATGACGCAGGTAATGCGAAACCGGGCGATGAGATCTGGAAAAAACTGGCGGCGGAGGTGATGGCGAATGTGCTCGGGCAGCACTACTTCACCGAGTTCTGGCACAACGGCCAGAAAGTGAAATTCCTCAATCGGCCCACCACCTACGGGATGGAGCGCGACGGTCATCAGGCGGTGTTAACCTTTATTCTGCCGCTGGCGGAACCGCAGCCGCTCGCCGGGCAGAAATACACGTTTTCGACCTTTGACCCGAGCTACTACGTCGACATGAGCTATGCCGAGGACAAAGACGCGACCCTTCCCGCCGCGCTGCAAAAGCGCTGCAAAATTGCGGTCCATACGCCAACGCCGAGCGAAGAGACGATGAATTTTGCGCTGTCCCTCGATAAAGCCGACGCGCCGCCGGAGGATATGGATTTGGGTAAACAGTTTGCGCAGCAGGTGACCGTGCAATGTCAGTGA
- a CDS encoding sugar porter family MFS transporter — translation MNNDAQTQLKMGYVWTICLVAACGGLLFGYDWVVIGGAKPFYEAWFSITDPAQSGWAMSSALVGCIVGALISGWCADKLGRKRPLILSALLFSISALGTALASNFEIFVVFRIIGGIGIGLASALSPLYIAEVSPAEKRGRFVAINQLTIVVGVLAAQLVNLMIAEPVAAGATQETILHSWNGQIGWRWMFGAGLVPALAFLLLMFFVPESPRWLMKVGKPERARAMLERIGTAQYASQTLKEIAHTLEKDTQKVSYSTLLQPQIKPIVIIGMVLAMFQQWCGINVIFNYAQEIFASAGFDINDTLKSIVATGIINLVFTVAALPLVDKIGRRKLMLLGASGLTIIYVLIASAYAMNIMGWPVLLLVLAAIAIYALTLAPVTWVLLSEIFPNRVRGLAMSLGTLALWVACFLLTYTFPLLNAGLGAAGSFLLYGVICAAGFLYILRNVPETKGVTLEALEEQLEKQHSKTAHAANAGRVH, via the coding sequence ATGAATAATGACGCACAGACACAACTGAAAATGGGCTACGTCTGGACCATCTGCCTGGTCGCCGCCTGCGGCGGGCTGCTGTTTGGCTACGACTGGGTGGTGATCGGCGGGGCCAAACCCTTCTATGAAGCCTGGTTCTCGATAACCGATCCGGCCCAGTCCGGCTGGGCGATGAGCTCCGCGCTGGTGGGCTGTATTGTGGGTGCGCTGATCTCCGGCTGGTGCGCTGACAAACTGGGGCGTAAGCGCCCACTCATTCTCTCGGCTCTGCTGTTCAGCATCTCGGCGCTGGGCACGGCGCTGGCGAGCAATTTTGAGATTTTCGTGGTGTTTCGCATTATCGGCGGCATCGGGATTGGGCTTGCCTCGGCGCTCAGCCCGCTCTATATCGCCGAAGTCAGCCCGGCGGAAAAACGCGGTCGCTTTGTGGCGATCAACCAGCTCACCATCGTGGTCGGCGTGCTGGCTGCGCAGCTGGTGAACCTGATGATCGCCGAGCCGGTAGCGGCAGGGGCAACGCAGGAGACCATCCTCCACAGCTGGAACGGGCAAATCGGCTGGCGCTGGATGTTTGGCGCGGGACTGGTGCCTGCTCTGGCCTTTTTACTGCTGATGTTCTTCGTGCCGGAATCCCCGCGCTGGCTGATGAAAGTCGGCAAACCGGAACGCGCGCGCGCCATGCTGGAACGTATTGGCACCGCGCAATACGCCAGCCAGACGCTGAAAGAGATCGCCCATACGCTGGAAAAAGACACCCAGAAAGTCTCTTACTCCACGCTGCTGCAGCCGCAAATCAAACCGATTGTAATCATCGGGATGGTGCTGGCGATGTTCCAGCAGTGGTGCGGGATCAACGTGATCTTCAACTACGCGCAGGAGATCTTTGCCTCCGCCGGGTTTGATATCAACGACACTCTCAAATCGATTGTGGCGACGGGTATTATCAACCTCGTCTTTACCGTCGCCGCGCTGCCGCTGGTGGACAAAATTGGTCGCCGCAAGCTGATGCTGCTGGGCGCATCGGGCCTGACGATTATCTATGTGCTGATCGCCAGCGCTTATGCGATGAACATTATGGGCTGGCCGGTCCTGCTGCTGGTGCTGGCGGCGATTGCGATCTACGCCCTGACGCTGGCCCCGGTCACCTGGGTGCTGCTCTCGGAAATCTTCCCTAACCGCGTGCGCGGCCTGGCGATGTCCCTTGGTACGCTGGCCCTGTGGGTGGCCTGTTTCCTGCTGACCTACACTTTCCCGCTGCTCAATGCCGGGCTGGGCGCGGCGGGCAGCTTCCTGCTCTACGGCGTGATTTGTGCGGCCGGGTTCCTCTATATTCTGCGTAACGTCCCGGAAACCAAAGGCGTAACCCTCGAAGCGCTGGAAGAACAGCTGGAGAAACAGCACAGCAAAACCGCTCACGCGGCGAATGCCGGGCGGGTGCACTGA
- the csiE gene encoding stationary phase inducible protein CsiE, with amino-acid sequence MMTTLENPSVLSSSQRRCQVLLMLYLPGFAVTPQSIIDINGVDDDIARQDIAETRDEIQRYHRLNIVTHHDGSFRIEGTTLDQRLCLLHWLRRALRLCPHFISQQFTPALKTELKQLGIARTLYDDTNLRALIGFCSRRLQRHFECRDVQFLQLYLQYCLIQHHLGQTPQFSPVQRHWAHSRGEYLAAQEIVRHWQRRVHQSPHADEPLFLSLLFMMLRTPDPLRDAHQLDQRLRHAISRMIGRFRGQTGMRFSDEQGLTDQLYIHLSQALDRSLFGIGIDNSLPEEIGRLYPRLMRTTRDVLFEVEAEFGLRFSDEEMSLVAVIFGAWLMQETDLHEKQVVLLTGDDKACEVLIEGQLRELTLLPLNIRYVSLQTFQKEGAPREAALIITPYATALPLFSPPLIHAVETLNPQQQEHIRAMLES; translated from the coding sequence ATGATGACGACACTCGAAAACCCATCTGTGCTTTCCAGTTCGCAGCGCCGCTGCCAGGTGCTTTTGATGCTTTACCTGCCAGGTTTTGCCGTCACCCCGCAAAGCATTATCGATATCAATGGGGTCGACGACGACATCGCACGGCAAGATATAGCCGAGACGCGCGATGAGATCCAGCGCTATCACCGGCTGAACATCGTGACGCATCATGACGGCAGCTTCCGAATTGAAGGTACGACGCTCGATCAACGCCTATGCCTGCTGCACTGGTTGCGCCGGGCGCTGCGGCTCTGCCCGCATTTTATTAGCCAACAGTTTACCCCGGCGCTTAAAACGGAGCTTAAACAGCTCGGCATCGCGCGCACGCTGTACGACGACACCAACCTGCGGGCGCTGATCGGTTTCTGTTCGCGCCGCCTGCAGCGCCACTTCGAATGCCGCGACGTGCAGTTTTTGCAGCTCTACCTGCAATATTGCCTGATCCAGCATCATCTGGGGCAGACGCCGCAGTTTTCCCCTGTACAGCGCCACTGGGCGCATTCGCGCGGTGAATACCTGGCGGCGCAGGAGATTGTCCGCCACTGGCAGCGCCGCGTGCATCAAAGCCCCCATGCGGATGAGCCGCTGTTTCTGTCGCTGCTGTTTATGATGCTGCGCACCCCCGATCCGCTGCGCGATGCCCATCAGCTGGACCAACGCCTGCGCCACGCCATCTCACGCATGATTGGCCGTTTTCGCGGCCAGACGGGCATGCGCTTTAGCGACGAACAGGGGCTGACGGATCAGCTGTACATCCACCTTTCCCAGGCGCTGGATCGCTCGCTGTTTGGGATTGGCATCGACAACAGCCTGCCGGAAGAGATCGGTCGCCTGTACCCGCGCCTTATGCGCACCACAAGGGACGTGCTGTTTGAAGTGGAAGCGGAATTCGGGCTGCGTTTTTCTGATGAAGAGATGAGCCTGGTGGCTGTGATTTTTGGTGCCTGGCTGATGCAGGAGACCGACCTGCATGAGAAGCAGGTCGTGTTACTGACGGGCGATGATAAAGCCTGCGAAGTGCTGATTGAGGGGCAGCTGCGCGAACTGACGCTGCTGCCGCTGAACATCCGCTATGTGTCGCTTCAGACGTTCCAGAAAGAGGGCGCACCGCGCGAGGCGGCGCTGATCATTACCCCTTACGCCACCGCCCTGCCGCTGTTCTCGCCGCCGCTGATCCACGCCGTGGAGACGCTCAACCCGCAGCAGCAGGAACATATTCGCGCCATGCTGGAATCATAA
- the iscR gene encoding Fe-S cluster assembly transcriptional regulator IscR, giving the protein MRLTSKGRYAVTAMLDVALNSESGPVPLADISERQGISLSYLEQLFSRLRKNGLVSSVRGPGGGYLLGKDAGSIAVGEVISAVDESVDATRCQGKGGCQGGDKCLTHALWRDLSDRLTGFLNNITLGELVNNQEVLDVSGRQHSHESQRSTRGQDAIDVKLRA; this is encoded by the coding sequence ATGAGACTGACATCTAAAGGGCGTTATGCTGTGACCGCGATGCTGGACGTTGCGCTCAACTCTGAATCGGGCCCGGTTCCGTTGGCTGATATTTCTGAACGTCAGGGAATTTCCCTCTCTTATCTGGAACAGCTGTTCTCCAGATTGCGTAAAAACGGATTGGTTTCCAGCGTGCGCGGCCCAGGCGGCGGCTATCTGCTGGGTAAAGACGCGGGCAGTATTGCAGTGGGCGAAGTTATTAGCGCTGTTGATGAGTCGGTAGATGCGACCCGTTGCCAGGGCAAAGGCGGCTGTCAGGGCGGCGATAAATGCCTGACCCACGCGCTGTGGCGCGATCTGAGCGACCGTCTGACCGGCTTCCTGAACAACATCACCCTCGGTGAACTGGTGAATAACCAGGAAGTTCTGGATGTATCTGGCCGCCAGCACAGCCATGAATCACAACGCAGCACCCGCGGACAAGACGCGATCGACGTTAAGTTACGCGCTTAA
- the trmJ gene encoding tRNA (cytosine(32)/uridine(32)-2'-O)-methyltransferase TrmJ, with amino-acid sequence MLQNIRIVLVETSHTGNMGSVARAMKTMGLTNLWLVNPLVKPDSQAIALAAGASDVIGNAQIVDTLDEALAGCSLVVGTSARSRTLPWPMLDPRECGLKSVAEAQQAPIALVFGRERVGLTNDELQKCHYHVAIAANPEYSSLNLAMAVQVIAYEVRMAWLATQEKGVSAEQEEEAAYPLVDDLERFYGHLEQTLLTTGFIRASHPGQVMNKLRRLFTRARPETQELNILRGMLASIIEQKNKE; translated from the coding sequence ATGCTGCAAAACATCCGAATCGTACTGGTCGAAACATCGCACACCGGCAATATGGGCTCTGTCGCCCGCGCTATGAAAACCATGGGTTTAACCAATCTGTGGCTGGTCAATCCGCTGGTGAAACCAGATTCTCAGGCCATCGCCCTGGCAGCAGGCGCGAGTGACGTGATCGGCAACGCGCAGATCGTTGATACCCTCGACGAAGCGCTGGCGGGCTGTAGCCTGGTTGTTGGTACCAGCGCGCGTTCACGCACGTTGCCGTGGCCGATGCTCGATCCGCGCGAATGCGGCCTGAAAAGCGTCGCCGAAGCACAGCAGGCGCCTATCGCTCTGGTGTTTGGCCGTGAGCGCGTCGGCCTGACCAACGACGAACTGCAGAAGTGTCATTATCACGTGGCGATTGCCGCAAACCCGGAATACAGCTCCCTGAACCTGGCGATGGCGGTGCAGGTTATCGCCTATGAAGTACGTATGGCGTGGCTGGCAACCCAGGAAAAAGGCGTCAGCGCCGAGCAGGAAGAAGAGGCCGCGTATCCGCTGGTGGACGATCTGGAGCGTTTCTACGGTCATCTGGAACAAACGCTGTTGACCACCGGTTTTATCCGCGCGTCGCACCCAGGTCAGGTGATGAACAAGCTGCGCCGTCTGTTTACCCGCGCTCGCCCGGAAACGCAGGAACTGAACATTTTGCGCGGGATGCTGGCGTCGATTATTGAGCAGAAGAATAAAGAGTAG
- a CDS encoding nickel/cobalt transporter, which translates to MSVIVSSLSKKRRWLHLWPLFLFLILAAVGALWLWQAWPQVMMKSIIWQREVNQQMSGLLKSVAENPTKAGGSLLIFSFLYGVLHALGPGHGKIVITTWLATHPSKLKSSIGLTLASSLLQGLVAIALVVVVLTVLQLPARQLHMSSFWLEKGSYALVGVLGLLLCWRAVKKLRALLQKPKFKAFTPHHVHDAHCGCGHQHLPTQEQLQSGDDWRARLVIILSMGMRPCSGAIMVLLFSKVIGVFSWGVISALAMAAGTSLTITSLALLVHSFRQLAVKLSGNKTPVLWRQVGWTTLALAGGVILLVAAVTMWISAVPVGRGIRPF; encoded by the coding sequence ATGTCAGTGATTGTCTCCTCACTCAGTAAAAAACGCCGCTGGCTGCATCTCTGGCCGCTATTCCTTTTTCTGATTCTGGCCGCCGTTGGCGCATTGTGGCTCTGGCAGGCGTGGCCGCAGGTGATGATGAAAAGCATCATCTGGCAGCGCGAGGTTAATCAGCAGATGAGCGGGCTGCTCAAGTCGGTGGCGGAGAATCCGACAAAAGCGGGTGGCTCGCTGCTGATCTTCAGTTTTCTCTACGGCGTGCTGCACGCCCTGGGGCCGGGCCACGGAAAAATTGTGATCACCACCTGGCTTGCAACCCATCCTTCAAAGCTCAAATCGAGTATTGGCCTGACGCTCGCCTCTTCTTTATTGCAGGGGCTGGTGGCGATTGCGCTGGTGGTTGTGGTGCTGACGGTGCTGCAACTCCCGGCTCGCCAGCTGCACATGAGCAGCTTCTGGCTGGAAAAGGGCAGCTATGCCCTGGTGGGTGTGCTGGGGCTGTTGCTCTGTTGGCGAGCGGTCAAAAAACTGCGGGCCTTGCTGCAGAAACCCAAATTCAAAGCGTTTACGCCGCATCATGTTCACGATGCACACTGTGGCTGCGGGCATCAGCATTTGCCGACGCAGGAGCAGCTGCAAAGCGGGGACGACTGGCGCGCGCGGCTGGTGATTATCCTGTCGATGGGGATGCGGCCCTGTTCCGGGGCGATCATGGTGCTGTTGTTCAGTAAGGTGATTGGGGTGTTTAGCTGGGGCGTGATCTCCGCGCTGGCGATGGCGGCGGGGACGTCGCTGACGATTACGTCGCTGGCCTTGCTGGTCCACAGTTTTCGCCAGCTGGCGGTAAAACTGAGCGGCAACAAAACGCCGGTACTGTGGCGGCAGGTGGGCTGGACGACGCTGGCATTAGCGGGCGGGGTAATTTTACTGGTGGCGGCGGTGACGATGTGGATCAGCGCGGTGCCGGTGGGGCGGGGGATACGACCGTTTTAA
- a CDS encoding 3-phenylpropionate MFS transporter, which produces MGLHSTRWLALSYFTYFFSYGIFLPFWSVWLKGIGLTPETIGVLLGAGLVARFLGSLLIAPRVSDPSLLIKAMRILALLTLVFLAGFWVSQQFAWLMVVMVGFNLFFSPLVPLTDALANTWQKQVTMDYGRVRLWGSVAFVIGSALVGKLVSLYDYRAILALLSVGIASMLLGMLLQPSVKPQGESRHQESTGWAAWSTLIKQSWRFLACVCLLQGAHAAYYGFSAIYWQGAGYSASAVGYLWSLGVVAEVIIFALSKKLFRRFGARDLLLLSAVCGVLRWGIMGWTTELPWLIVAQILHCGTFTVCHLAAMRYIAARQGSEVIRLQAVYSAVAMGGSIAVMTVFAGFLYQHLGHGVFWVMALVALPALVVRPKVAAQNVAL; this is translated from the coding sequence ATGGGTTTGCATTCCACGCGCTGGCTGGCGCTCAGCTATTTTACCTACTTCTTTAGCTACGGTATTTTTCTGCCTTTCTGGAGCGTGTGGCTCAAAGGTATCGGCCTGACGCCGGAAACCATCGGCGTGCTGCTGGGCGCAGGTCTGGTGGCGCGATTCCTCGGCAGCCTGCTGATTGCGCCGCGCGTCAGCGATCCCTCTCTGCTCATAAAAGCCATGCGCATTCTCGCGCTCCTCACACTGGTCTTCCTCGCGGGCTTCTGGGTCAGCCAGCAGTTTGCCTGGCTGATGGTGGTGATGGTCGGCTTTAACCTCTTCTTCTCGCCGCTGGTTCCGCTGACGGATGCTCTGGCGAACACCTGGCAAAAACAGGTGACGATGGACTACGGGCGCGTGCGTCTGTGGGGATCGGTGGCCTTTGTGATTGGCTCGGCGCTGGTCGGCAAGCTGGTCAGTCTCTATGACTATCGGGCGATTCTGGCGCTGCTCAGCGTGGGCATTGCCTCGATGCTGCTGGGCATGCTGCTGCAACCCTCGGTCAAACCACAGGGCGAAAGCCGCCATCAGGAGAGCACCGGCTGGGCCGCGTGGAGCACACTGATTAAGCAGAGCTGGCGTTTTCTCGCCTGCGTCTGTCTGTTGCAGGGCGCGCATGCGGCCTACTACGGTTTTAGCGCGATTTACTGGCAGGGTGCGGGATATTCCGCCTCGGCGGTCGGGTATTTATGGTCGCTCGGCGTGGTGGCGGAAGTCATCATTTTCGCGCTGAGTAAAAAGCTGTTCCGCCGCTTTGGCGCGCGCGATCTGCTCCTGCTCTCTGCCGTGTGCGGCGTGCTGCGCTGGGGGATCATGGGCTGGACCACCGAGTTGCCGTGGCTGATTGTGGCTCAGATCCTGCACTGCGGGACCTTCACCGTCTGCCATCTGGCGGCGATGCGCTATATCGCCGCGCGTCAGGGCAGCGAAGTCATTCGTCTCCAGGCGGTCTATTCGGCGGTGGCGATGGGCGGCAGTATTGCGGTGATGACGGTGTTCGCGGGCTTCTTGTATCAGCATCTCGGCCACGGCGTGTTCTGGGTAATGGCGCTGGTGGCGCTGCCGGCTCTGGTGGTTCGTCCCAAAGTGGCAGCGCAAAACGTGGCGTTATGA
- a CDS encoding aldose 1-epimerase: MADTLLLQNAHLRLSVNPQGGGLRELFSLTHHTPVLWDQGDSALFPMLPLANRVAGNRFSFRGQEIALPHSPVDDEFFLHGNGWLERWAVESVSDTECLLLLRSQHSCGFDYLAELRYGLREKVLRAELTLTHLGQNPMLYGLGFHPWFVFDEGSRVQFSASGYWPEGEKHLPLAWQGEIPPAIDFGEAKHGESGWLNVGYSGWNGVAQIQRDVMKVTLSSQTPWLMLFRMSGESFLCLEPQSHPVNAHHQAGQPGLVALGRGESTGLAMEIAVDPAISSC; this comes from the coding sequence ATGGCGGACACGTTACTGCTGCAAAACGCGCATCTGCGCCTTAGCGTCAATCCGCAGGGCGGCGGGCTGCGCGAGCTGTTTTCCCTCACACATCACACGCCCGTTCTGTGGGATCAGGGCGACAGCGCGCTGTTCCCGATGCTGCCGCTGGCCAACCGCGTCGCCGGGAATCGCTTTTCGTTTCGGGGGCAGGAGATTGCGCTGCCGCACAGCCCGGTCGATGATGAGTTCTTCCTGCACGGCAACGGCTGGCTCGAGCGCTGGGCCGTCGAATCCGTCTCCGACACGGAGTGCCTGCTTCTGCTTCGCAGCCAGCACTCCTGCGGTTTCGACTATCTGGCTGAGTTGCGTTACGGGTTGCGGGAAAAGGTTCTGCGGGCGGAGCTGACGCTCACGCACCTCGGCCAAAACCCGATGCTCTACGGTCTCGGCTTTCATCCGTGGTTTGTGTTTGATGAGGGCAGCCGCGTGCAGTTTTCCGCCAGCGGCTACTGGCCGGAAGGGGAGAAACATCTGCCGCTGGCATGGCAGGGGGAAATTCCACCGGCGATCGACTTCGGCGAGGCAAAACACGGCGAAAGCGGCTGGCTGAATGTCGGCTATTCCGGCTGGAACGGGGTGGCGCAGATCCAGCGCGATGTGATGAAGGTCACATTGTCATCGCAAACTCCGTGGCTGATGCTGTTTCGAATGTCGGGTGAATCATTCTTATGCCTCGAACCCCAGAGCCATCCGGTGAACGCCCATCATCAGGCCGGACAGCCTGGATTAGTGGCGTTAGGGCGGGGTGAAAGCACTGGTCTGGCGATGGAAATTGCCGTCGATCCGGCGATAAGTTCCTGTTAA
- the suhB gene encoding inositol-1-monophosphatase: protein MQHPMLTIAVRAARKAGNVIAKHYETPDSVETSQKGSNDFVTNVDKAAEAIIVETIRKSYPQHTIIAEEGGEMTGEDQDVQWVIDPLDGTTNFVKRLPHFSVSIAVRIKGRTEVAVVYDPMRNELFTATRGQGAQLNGYRLRGSNSRDLDGTILATGFPFKAKQHAQTYMKILGKLYTECADFRRTGSAALDLAYVAAGRVDGYFEIALKPWDFAAGELIAREAGALVCDFTGGHNYMMSGNIVAGNPRVVKAMLANMRDELSEALKR from the coding sequence ATGCAACATCCTATGTTGACCATCGCCGTGCGCGCAGCGCGCAAGGCGGGTAATGTAATTGCCAAACACTACGAAACACCAGATTCTGTAGAAACCAGCCAGAAAGGCAGCAATGACTTTGTGACTAACGTCGATAAAGCCGCAGAAGCGATTATTGTCGAAACCATTCGCAAATCTTACCCGCAGCACACCATCATCGCTGAAGAAGGCGGTGAAATGACAGGCGAAGATCAGGATGTTCAATGGGTAATCGATCCACTGGATGGCACCACCAACTTCGTTAAACGCCTCCCACATTTCTCTGTTTCTATCGCTGTACGCATCAAAGGCCGTACTGAAGTGGCCGTTGTTTACGATCCAATGCGTAACGAACTGTTCACCGCAACCCGTGGTCAGGGCGCACAGCTGAACGGCTACCGTCTGCGCGGCAGCAACTCTCGCGATCTGGATGGCACTATTCTGGCGACCGGTTTCCCGTTCAAAGCCAAACAACACGCTCAGACCTACATGAAGATCCTCGGCAAGCTCTACACCGAATGCGCGGATTTCCGTCGCACCGGTTCTGCTGCGCTGGATCTGGCTTACGTTGCCGCGGGCCGCGTTGACGGTTACTTCGAAATCGCGCTGAAGCCGTGGGATTTTGCAGCAGGCGAACTGATTGCCCGTGAAGCAGGCGCCCTGGTGTGTGATTTCACCGGCGGTCATAACTACATGATGAGCGGTAACATTGTTGCCGGTAACCCGCGTGTCGTGAAAGCGATGCTGGCGAACATGCGTGACGAACTGAGTGAAGCGCTGAAGCGTTAA